A genomic segment from Castor canadensis chromosome 1, mCasCan1.hap1v2, whole genome shotgun sequence encodes:
- the Sgk1 gene encoding serine/threonine-protein kinase Sgk1 isoform X4: protein MKEGAIKSPWKAFMKQRRMGLNDFIQKIANNSYACKHPEVQSILKISQPQEPELMNANPSPPPSPSQQINLGPSSNPHAKPSDFHFLKVIGKGSFGKVLLARHKAEEAFYAVKVLQKKAILKKKEEKHIMSERNVLLKNVKHPFLVGLHFSFQTADKLYFVLDYINGGELFYHLQRERCFLEPRARFYAAEIASALGYLHSLNIVYRDLKPENILLDSQGHIVLTDFGLCKENIEHNGTTSTFCGTPEYLAPEVLHKQPYDRTVDWWCLGAVLYEMLYGLPPFYSRNTAEMYDNILNKPLQLKPNITNSARHLLEGLLQKDRTKRLGAKDDFMEIKNHVFFSLINWDDLINKKITPPFNPNVSGPSDLRHFDPEFTEEPVPNSIGRSPDSILITASVKEAAEAFLGFSYAPPMDSFL from the exons ATGAAAGAGGGGGCTATAAAATCCCCTTGGAAAG CATTTATGAAACAGAGAAGGATGGGCTTGAACGACTTTATTCAGAAGATTGCCAATAACTCCTATGCTTGCAAACA CCCTGAAGTTCAGTCCATTTTGAAAATCTCCCAACCTCAGGAGCCTGAGCTTATGAATGCCAACCCTTCTCCTCCA CCAAGTCCTTCTCAGCAGATCAACCTTGGTCCGTCATCCAATCCTCATGCTAAGCCATCTGACTTTCACTTCCTGAAAGTAATCGGGAAGGGAAGCTTTGGAAAG GTTCTTCTAGCAAGACACAAGGCAGAAGAAGCCTTCTATGCAGTCAAGGTTTTACAGAAGAAAGCGATCCTGAAAAAGAAGGAG gagaaGCATATTATGTCAGAGCGGAATGTTCTGTTGAAAAATGTGAAACACCCTTTCCTGGTGGGCCTCCACTTCTCTTTCCAGACTGCTGACAAACTGTACTTTGTCCTGGACTACATTAATGGTGGAGAG CTCTTCTATCACCTCCAGAGGGAGCGCTGCTTCCTGGAACCACGGGCTCGATTCTATGCTGCTGAAATAGCCAGTGCCTTGGGTTATCTGCACTCTCTGAACATCGTTTATAG agaCTTAAAACCAGAGAATATTTTGCTAGATTCACAGGGACACATTGTCCTTACTGACTTTGGCCTCTGCAAGGAGAACATTGAACACAATGGCACGACATCCACCTTCTGTGGCACACCTGAG TATCTTGCACCGGAAGTGCTTCATAAGCAGCCTTACGACAGGACGGTGGACTGGTGGTGCCTGGGGGCTGTCTTGTATGAGATGCTCTATGGCCTG cctCCTTTCTACAGCAGGAACACAGCAGAGATGTATGACAACATTCTGAACAAGCCCCTCCAGTTGAAACCAAATATTACCAACTCTGCGAGGCACCTCCTGGAGGGCCTTCTGCAGAAGGACAGGACAAAGAGGCTGGGGGCCAAGGATGACTTT ATGGAGATTAAGAATCACGTCTTCTTCTCCCTAATTAACTGGGATGATCTCATTAATAAGAAGATTACCCCACCTTTTAACCCAAATGTG AGTGGACCCAGCGACCTGCGGCACTTCGACCCTGAGTTTACCGAAGAGCCTGTCCCCAACTCCATTGGCAGGTCCCCTGACAGCATCCTCATCACCGCCAGTGTCAAGGAAGCTGCAGAGGCATTCCTGGGCTTTTCCTATGCGCCTCCAATGGACTCCTTTCTCTGA
- the Sgk1 gene encoding serine/threonine-protein kinase Sgk1 isoform X3 codes for MTVKTEAARGALTYSRMRGMVAILIAFMKQRRMGLNDFIQKIANNSYACKHPEVQSILKISQPQEPELMNANPSPPPSPSQQINLGPSSNPHAKPSDFHFLKVIGKGSFGKVLLARHKAEEAFYAVKVLQKKAILKKKEEKHIMSERNVLLKNVKHPFLVGLHFSFQTADKLYFVLDYINGGELFYHLQRERCFLEPRARFYAAEIASALGYLHSLNIVYRDLKPENILLDSQGHIVLTDFGLCKENIEHNGTTSTFCGTPEYLAPEVLHKQPYDRTVDWWCLGAVLYEMLYGLPPFYSRNTAEMYDNILNKPLQLKPNITNSARHLLEGLLQKDRTKRLGAKDDFMEIKNHVFFSLINWDDLINKKITPPFNPNVSGPSDLRHFDPEFTEEPVPNSIGRSPDSILITASVKEAAEAFLGFSYAPPMDSFL; via the exons ATGACCGTGAAAACCGAGGCTGCTAGAGGCGCCCTTACTTACTCCAGAATGAGGGGAATGGTAGCGATTCTCATCG CATTTATGAAACAGAGAAGGATGGGCTTGAACGACTTTATTCAGAAGATTGCCAATAACTCCTATGCTTGCAAACA CCCTGAAGTTCAGTCCATTTTGAAAATCTCCCAACCTCAGGAGCCTGAGCTTATGAATGCCAACCCTTCTCCTCCA CCAAGTCCTTCTCAGCAGATCAACCTTGGTCCGTCATCCAATCCTCATGCTAAGCCATCTGACTTTCACTTCCTGAAAGTAATCGGGAAGGGAAGCTTTGGAAAG GTTCTTCTAGCAAGACACAAGGCAGAAGAAGCCTTCTATGCAGTCAAGGTTTTACAGAAGAAAGCGATCCTGAAAAAGAAGGAG gagaaGCATATTATGTCAGAGCGGAATGTTCTGTTGAAAAATGTGAAACACCCTTTCCTGGTGGGCCTCCACTTCTCTTTCCAGACTGCTGACAAACTGTACTTTGTCCTGGACTACATTAATGGTGGAGAG CTCTTCTATCACCTCCAGAGGGAGCGCTGCTTCCTGGAACCACGGGCTCGATTCTATGCTGCTGAAATAGCCAGTGCCTTGGGTTATCTGCACTCTCTGAACATCGTTTATAG agaCTTAAAACCAGAGAATATTTTGCTAGATTCACAGGGACACATTGTCCTTACTGACTTTGGCCTCTGCAAGGAGAACATTGAACACAATGGCACGACATCCACCTTCTGTGGCACACCTGAG TATCTTGCACCGGAAGTGCTTCATAAGCAGCCTTACGACAGGACGGTGGACTGGTGGTGCCTGGGGGCTGTCTTGTATGAGATGCTCTATGGCCTG cctCCTTTCTACAGCAGGAACACAGCAGAGATGTATGACAACATTCTGAACAAGCCCCTCCAGTTGAAACCAAATATTACCAACTCTGCGAGGCACCTCCTGGAGGGCCTTCTGCAGAAGGACAGGACAAAGAGGCTGGGGGCCAAGGATGACTTT ATGGAGATTAAGAATCACGTCTTCTTCTCCCTAATTAACTGGGATGATCTCATTAATAAGAAGATTACCCCACCTTTTAACCCAAATGTG AGTGGACCCAGCGACCTGCGGCACTTCGACCCTGAGTTTACCGAAGAGCCTGTCCCCAACTCCATTGGCAGGTCCCCTGACAGCATCCTCATCACCGCCAGTGTCAAGGAAGCTGCAGAGGCATTCCTGGGCTTTTCCTATGCGCCTCCAATGGACTCCTTTCTCTGA
- the Sgk1 gene encoding serine/threonine-protein kinase Sgk1 isoform X2 — protein MGEMQGALARARLESLLRPRHKKRAEAQKRSESFLLSGLAFMKQRRMGLNDFIQKIANNSYACKHPEVQSILKISQPQEPELMNANPSPPPSPSQQINLGPSSNPHAKPSDFHFLKVIGKGSFGKVLLARHKAEEAFYAVKVLQKKAILKKKEEKHIMSERNVLLKNVKHPFLVGLHFSFQTADKLYFVLDYINGGELFYHLQRERCFLEPRARFYAAEIASALGYLHSLNIVYRDLKPENILLDSQGHIVLTDFGLCKENIEHNGTTSTFCGTPEYLAPEVLHKQPYDRTVDWWCLGAVLYEMLYGLPPFYSRNTAEMYDNILNKPLQLKPNITNSARHLLEGLLQKDRTKRLGAKDDFMEIKNHVFFSLINWDDLINKKITPPFNPNVSGPSDLRHFDPEFTEEPVPNSIGRSPDSILITASVKEAAEAFLGFSYAPPMDSFL, from the exons ATGGGGGAGATGCAGGGCGCGCTGGCCAGGGCCCGGCTCGAGTCCCTGCTCCGGCCTCGCCACAAAAAGAGGGCCGAGGCGCAGAAAAGGAGCGAGTCCTTCTTGCTGAGCGGACTGG CATTTATGAAACAGAGAAGGATGGGCTTGAACGACTTTATTCAGAAGATTGCCAATAACTCCTATGCTTGCAAACA CCCTGAAGTTCAGTCCATTTTGAAAATCTCCCAACCTCAGGAGCCTGAGCTTATGAATGCCAACCCTTCTCCTCCA CCAAGTCCTTCTCAGCAGATCAACCTTGGTCCGTCATCCAATCCTCATGCTAAGCCATCTGACTTTCACTTCCTGAAAGTAATCGGGAAGGGAAGCTTTGGAAAG GTTCTTCTAGCAAGACACAAGGCAGAAGAAGCCTTCTATGCAGTCAAGGTTTTACAGAAGAAAGCGATCCTGAAAAAGAAGGAG gagaaGCATATTATGTCAGAGCGGAATGTTCTGTTGAAAAATGTGAAACACCCTTTCCTGGTGGGCCTCCACTTCTCTTTCCAGACTGCTGACAAACTGTACTTTGTCCTGGACTACATTAATGGTGGAGAG CTCTTCTATCACCTCCAGAGGGAGCGCTGCTTCCTGGAACCACGGGCTCGATTCTATGCTGCTGAAATAGCCAGTGCCTTGGGTTATCTGCACTCTCTGAACATCGTTTATAG agaCTTAAAACCAGAGAATATTTTGCTAGATTCACAGGGACACATTGTCCTTACTGACTTTGGCCTCTGCAAGGAGAACATTGAACACAATGGCACGACATCCACCTTCTGTGGCACACCTGAG TATCTTGCACCGGAAGTGCTTCATAAGCAGCCTTACGACAGGACGGTGGACTGGTGGTGCCTGGGGGCTGTCTTGTATGAGATGCTCTATGGCCTG cctCCTTTCTACAGCAGGAACACAGCAGAGATGTATGACAACATTCTGAACAAGCCCCTCCAGTTGAAACCAAATATTACCAACTCTGCGAGGCACCTCCTGGAGGGCCTTCTGCAGAAGGACAGGACAAAGAGGCTGGGGGCCAAGGATGACTTT ATGGAGATTAAGAATCACGTCTTCTTCTCCCTAATTAACTGGGATGATCTCATTAATAAGAAGATTACCCCACCTTTTAACCCAAATGTG AGTGGACCCAGCGACCTGCGGCACTTCGACCCTGAGTTTACCGAAGAGCCTGTCCCCAACTCCATTGGCAGGTCCCCTGACAGCATCCTCATCACCGCCAGTGTCAAGGAAGCTGCAGAGGCATTCCTGGGCTTTTCCTATGCGCCTCCAATGGACTCCTTTCTCTGA